Part of the Herpetosiphonaceae bacterium genome is shown below.
TACGCTCCTCAGGATAGCTGATCGGCGAGGGACGCTGCGTGCGCGCCATCGCCACGACGATCGTGAGCGGCCCCAGACGGCCCCAGATCATCAGCAGCGCGACGACCAGCCGCCCAAATCCGTCGAGGCTGCCGGTCAGGCCCAGGCTAAATCCGCAGGTAGCAAACGCCGATACCGCCTCGAAGAGCGCAGCCTCGAGCGCCGCGCCCTGCGTCACCATCAGCAGCCATGCGCCCGAACCGACGACCGCCGTCGAGACGAACAGGATCGCGACCGCCTTGTGGATCGAGTCGCGTGAGATCGCCCGCCTGCCGATGCGAATCTCGTCGGCGCCGCGCACGTAGGCCACCGCCGCCAGCATCAGCACGCCAAAGGTGCCCGTGGTGATGCCGCCCGCCGTGGAAGCCGGAGAGCCGCCGATGAACATCAGCGCCAGCAGCGTCAGCACGCTCGCGGGAGCCAGCGACTCGATCGGCTGCACGTTGAAGCCCGATGTGCGGCTGGCGATCACGTGAAATAGCGCCAGCAGCAGCCGATGCATCGGCGGCTCGGACGAGAAGGCGGTGTCGCCCTGGCTTTCGCTGATCACGACCAGCGCGGTGCCCGCCACGGTCAGAATCGTCCAGAGGCTCAGCGTCAGCTTGGTATGCAGCGTGAACTTGGGATGCGTCCGCCAGTTCAGCACGTCGGCGATCACCGGAATGCCGATACTGCCCAGCGCGATCAGCAGTGCGATCACCAGCAGCGTGTACCAGTCGTTGGGAAACGGATTGGTCGCCACGCCCACGCCGCCGCCAAACAGATCGAAGCTGGCATTACAGAATGCCGAGACACTGTGAAACAACGCCAGGAAGAACGCGCGTCCAGCGCCGAAGCGACCGGCCCAGCTCGACCACAGCAGCAGCGTGCCCAGCGCCTCGATCGCCAGCACGCCCAGCAGCACTCGCCGCGCCAGCTGGACGATCGCCCACAGATCGACCACGCCCAGCGAGTCGCGCAGCGCCACGCGCTCGGCAAAGGTGATGCGCCGTCCCAGCAGGCGGAAGACCGTGACTGCCAGCACGACGAAGCCGATCGCGCCGAGCTGCATCAGCACCAGCAGCACAAGCTGACCGAAGAGCGTCAGATCGCGGCTCGGCTGGATCACCGATAGCCCGGTGGTGGTCAGCGCCGAGACAGCGGTGAAGGCCGCCTCGCTCAGCGTCAGCGGACGGCGCGCGCCCGACCACGGCAGCGCCAGCAGGGCCGTGCCGCTGCCGATCAAGACCAGTAGGCCCAGGATCAGGCGTACCGCAGGGCGCGGCACATGCCGGGCGAGCGAGCGAGCATTCATGCGCGCCTGGGAGATTGCTGGACGCCAAACGCGCGCAGCCGCTCGTCGGTGCCGACGACGATCAGATGATCGCCAAACTCCAGCCGGTCGTCGGCACCCGGCGCGACGACCAGATCGGTGCCGCGCCGGATCGCGATCACCAGCGTGCCATGCTTGCGGCGAATATCGAGCTGGCCGATCGTCTGCCCAACCCACGCATCGTGTACCAGCCGCTCGCCCGCCGATACGCCGGTCTGATCGCGTATCACCTGGCTGATCCCAGGCGCGAGCAGATGCGCGGCCAGCCGCTCGCCCGCCTCCTGCTCCGGCAGCACCACCTCGTCCGCGCCGATCTTGAGCAGGATCTCGGCCTGCCGCCGGGTGAGCGCCTTGGCGACGATGTGGCGCACGTTGAGATGCTTGAGCGCCAGGGTTGCCAGCAGGCTGCTTTCGAGATCGCCGATCGCCACAACCACGCCGTCGAAGTCGCTGATGCCCAGCAGCCGCAGCGCCTGGTCATCGCAGGCATCGGCTCTCACTACGTCGGTCAGCTGATCGGCTAGCTCCTGAACGATCTCCTGATCGGCGTCGACACCGACGACGGTACAGCCTGCCTCGGCCAGGCCCAGCGCCACGCCCGTCCCAAAGCGCCCCAACCCGATCACCGCAAACTCGCGCGCCATAGCACCTCCGCCAACACACCTCGGTCGCGCAGGATACGATAGGGCGTGTCCGGCTTGCTGTCAAGCGGCGATCCGGGATAGTGTGGGCAGGGAAGATCCTATCTTACCGTCGGCGTAATTCCCAGCGCGCTACTTGACCCCGCACCCCGGCATCGCGCAGTTGGCGCGTGACGAACGCGCGAGCCTGCCGCACCCGGCGCTGCTGTACGGCAGCCGTAATGTCCGCTCCCGCGATCACCCGCCCATCGCGCTCGATCAGGCCCAGGCCCCGCCACCACAGCCGACGCTCCAGCACGTCGACATCGGTTCCGGCGGGCAGCGCCACACCCAGCACGACCGGGCTCCATGATTGTGGATGGTACACGCCCCGCGCCGACGGCGTGCAGAGCCGCCCGACGCCGACGAGGATATGCAGCGCCTGCTGGCTCCAATGGTTGAGCACAGCCCACCGCGATGGCGGCTGTTTTGCCCGTTTCCGCGCTGGCTGTTCTATCGCCCGCATACTCACCGATCCAGTTTCTATCACTTGGTTCTGAGTTCCGAGCTTCGAGTTCTCGGTTCCTTAGTTCTTGGTTCTTTGCTTGGTTAAGTGTAGCAGACCGTGCGCCGCTTGTCGAACAGGTGTTTTCCTTTGAAAGAGATGAGGCCTGGCAGTGGAGAAGCCAAGTGATGGTGTTGCGATGATCGCAGCAGGCGCTACGGCAGCAGGTGCGTGATCATCATCCTGGCGTCTGGCACCGCCAGTGGCGCAATCAAGCCGCCACGGGTCAGCGCTACCGATGACCCGCTGAGCGATTAAGGAAAGCATACAAGATCACCAACGGAATTTTCCCCAAAAACCCGCCCATTAGCAGCTTCTCGTGTGTTGCAACTCCTCAACGAAGGAGAGTGATAGATTTTCTTACGGATGTTCCCTTTCTCGTATAGTGGATCTGTTCGACGTTGTGTATAACCAGCATGTGAGTACGAGCACTTGGCAGCACTTCAAGCAAGGAGACTACGATGATTACGTTTACTGTCGGCACGTATGAGGTGATGGAGTTCGCGGGATCGGGCCAGCCCGTACGAGTGTACATAAATGACGACACCAATGTCTATCGCGGATACATCGAATTCATCAAAGACTACGCGGGCGCGCAGCGGTTCGTCGTGTGGCCCAACGGCATCATCAACGCTTTCATGCCCCTCGAAAAGCTGCATGTCACGCTCGACATTCTGCGGAACGAGGAGCCGGTCTTTTTCTCGGTCAACGAGCAGTATAACTGGGCCGCGCTGAAGACCGGCAGAGAGCCCACGGGCGAGGAAGAAACACCGTAGCCGCGCCCTTCGTCCGACCTGAAACCGCCCTGCAAAGCACACCACCGCCCGCAACCAGGACGGTGGTGTCTACGTGTCGAAAGCCGAGAGCGGCGCGTCAGGACCGCTGCTCCCGACCTGCGGTGCGTTGCAGCAGCGTGCCCCAGATCCCACGACGAAAGCTCAGCACCACCAGCACAAAGAT
Proteins encoded:
- a CDS encoding potassium transporter TrkG, whose protein sequence is MNARSLARHVPRPAVRLILGLLVLIGSGTALLALPWSGARRPLTLSEAAFTAVSALTTTGLSVIQPSRDLTLFGQLVLLVLMQLGAIGFVVLAVTVFRLLGRRITFAERVALRDSLGVVDLWAIVQLARRVLLGVLAIEALGTLLLWSSWAGRFGAGRAFFLALFHSVSAFCNASFDLFGGGVGVATNPFPNDWYTLLVIALLIALGSIGIPVIADVLNWRTHPKFTLHTKLTLSLWTILTVAGTALVVISESQGDTAFSSEPPMHRLLLALFHVIASRTSGFNVQPIESLAPASVLTLLALMFIGGSPASTAGGITTGTFGVLMLAAVAYVRGADEIRIGRRAISRDSIHKAVAILFVSTAVVGSGAWLLMVTQGAALEAALFEAVSAFATCGFSLGLTGSLDGFGRLVVALLMIWGRLGPLTIVVAMARTQRPSPISYPEERILVG
- a CDS encoding TrkA family potassium uptake protein; the encoded protein is MAREFAVIGLGRFGTGVALGLAEAGCTVVGVDADQEIVQELADQLTDVVRADACDDQALRLLGISDFDGVVVAIGDLESSLLATLALKHLNVRHIVAKALTRRQAEILLKIGADEVVLPEQEAGERLAAHLLAPGISQVIRDQTGVSAGERLVHDAWVGQTIGQLDIRRKHGTLVIAIRRGTDLVVAPGADDRLEFGDHLIVVGTDERLRAFGVQQSPRRA